The proteins below are encoded in one region of Rhizobium sp. 9140:
- a CDS encoding imelysin family protein, with protein sequence MTVSFLRSAALALATATSALAIQPAAAATDAAAVLKHYSDVAHAKFEDALTTAQALDKAVDALIATPSEATLKAAREAWLAARNPYQETEVYRFGNPIVDEWEGKVNAWPLDEGLIDYVDASYGSESDENALFTANVIANKTISIDGKTIDASKITPEFLSGTLQEADGIEANVATGYHAIEFLLWGQDLNGTGPGAGNRPYTDYDTKACTNGNCDRRAAYLKAATDLLVSDLKEMTANWTPDGAATKNVEADSKVGLTAILTGMGSLSYGELAGERMKLGLLLHDPEEEHDCFSDNTYNSHLHDAIGIEQAYLGTYTRTDGTKLTGPSLSELVAAKDPAVDAEMKEKLAATVAAMQAMAKRGQTVEAYDQMIAEGNTEGNAVVQKAIDGLIAQSKTVERVLTALDLGKIELEGSDSLDNPNAVFK encoded by the coding sequence ATGACCGTATCATTCCTTCGTTCCGCCGCTCTGGCGCTGGCAACCGCCACCTCTGCGCTGGCCATCCAGCCGGCCGCAGCTGCGACCGATGCCGCCGCCGTGCTCAAGCATTACTCCGACGTAGCGCATGCCAAGTTCGAGGACGCCCTGACGACCGCGCAGGCGCTCGACAAGGCCGTGGACGCGCTGATCGCGACGCCGAGCGAGGCGACGCTGAAGGCCGCGCGCGAAGCCTGGCTCGCCGCCCGCAACCCCTATCAGGAAACGGAAGTCTATCGTTTCGGCAACCCGATCGTCGATGAATGGGAAGGCAAGGTCAATGCCTGGCCACTCGACGAAGGCCTGATCGACTATGTCGATGCGAGCTATGGCAGCGAGAGCGACGAGAACGCGCTCTTCACAGCCAACGTCATTGCCAACAAGACGATCTCTATCGATGGCAAGACGATCGATGCGTCGAAAATTACGCCGGAATTTCTGTCGGGCACGCTGCAGGAAGCCGACGGCATAGAGGCGAACGTAGCGACCGGCTACCACGCCATCGAGTTTCTGCTCTGGGGGCAGGATCTGAACGGCACCGGCCCGGGCGCCGGCAACCGCCCCTATACCGACTACGACACCAAGGCCTGCACAAACGGCAATTGCGATCGCCGCGCCGCCTATCTCAAGGCCGCGACCGATCTGCTCGTTTCCGACCTGAAGGAGATGACCGCCAACTGGACGCCGGACGGTGCGGCCACGAAGAACGTCGAAGCCGATTCGAAGGTCGGCCTCACCGCCATCCTGACCGGCATGGGCTCGCTGTCCTATGGCGAACTGGCCGGCGAGCGCATGAAGCTCGGCCTGCTGCTGCACGATCCGGAAGAGGAGCATGACTGCTTCTCGGACAACACCTACAATTCGCACCTTCATGACGCGATCGGCATCGAGCAGGCCTATCTCGGCACCTATACCCGCACCGACGGCACGAAACTGACCGGCCCCTCGCTCTCTGAACTCGTCGCGGCCAAGGACCCGGCCGTCGATGCGGAGATGAAGGAGAAGCTCGCAGCGACCGTTGCGGCCATGCAGGCCATGGCGAAACGCGGCCAGACGGTCGAGGCCTACGACCAGATGATCGCGGAAGGCAACACCGAAGGCAACGCCGTCGTTCAGAAGGCGATTGACGGGCTCATCGCCCAGTCGAAGACCGTCGAGCGCGTGCTGACCGCGCTCGATCTCGGCAAGATCGAACTCGAAGGATCCGACAGCCTCGACAACCCGAACGCCGTCTTCAAATGA